DNA sequence from the Agromyces aureus genome:
CGATCCTCGCGATCCTCGCGGGCTACGGCTTCGCGAAGTACCGCTTCCGGGGCCGGAACGGCGTCTTCGGCGTCATCCTCGGCTCGGTCATGGTGCCGCTCACGGCGCTCGTGATCCCGACGTTCATGCTGCTCAGCCAGTACGGCATCATCAACACGCCGTGGGCCGTGATCCTGCCCTCGCTGCTGAGCCCGTTCGGCGTGTACCTGATGCGCATCTACACGCAGGACGCGGTGCCCGACGAGATGCTCGAGGCGGCACGCATCGACGGCGCCGGCGAGATCCGCACGTTCTTCCAGGTGGCCCTGCCGCTGCTGAAGCCCGCGATCGTCACGGTGCTGCTGCTCTCGGTGGTCGGCACCTGGAACAACTTCTTCCTCCCGCTGGCCGTGCTGACCGACCCGCAGCTCCTGCCCGTCACCGTCGGCCTCAACCGCTGGACCGCGCTCTCGAACGCCGGCGCCGGCGGCGAGCAGGTCTGGAACCTCATCACCTCGGGCTCGTTCATCTCGGTGATCCCGCTCGTGCTCTCGTTCCTGTTCCTGCAGCGGTACTGGCAGGGCGGCCTGGCCATCGGCTCCATCAAGTGACGGATGCCGCGGCATCCGCCCGACCCTCGCATCGCCGTTCGACCCACCGACCACTCGACCTCGACCGACCCTCGACTTCGATCCTGAAATGAGCATCATGACCACCGCACGCCTCACCGTCGACCCGCACTTCGCGGTCGGCCGCATCGATCGCCGCGTCTTCGGCGGCTTCGTCGAGCACCTCGGCCGCCACGTCTACGACGGCATCTACGAGCCCGGTCACGAGACGGCGGATGCCGAGGGCTTCCGCTCAGACGTCATCGATCTCGTGAAGGAGCTCGGCGTCTCGACCATCCGCTACCCGGGCGGCAACTTCGTCTCGGGATTCCGCTGGGAGGACTCGGTCGGCCCGCGCGAGGCGCGCCCGCGTCGCCTCGACCTGGCGTGGCACTCGACCGAGACGAACGAAGTCGGCCTGCACGAGTTCCAGGGCTGGCTCGACAAGGTCGGCAGCGACCTCATGCTCGCGGTCAACCTCGGCACGCGCGGCACGCTCGAGGCCCTCGACCTGCTCGAGTACACGAACATCGCGGGCGGAACGGCGCTCTCGCAGCAGCGCATCGACAACGGCCGTACCGACGCGTTCGGCGTGAAGATGTGGTGCCTCGGCAACGAGATGGACGGCCCGTGGCAGCTCGGGCACCGCTCGGCCGACGACTACGGCAAGATCGCCTCGCAGACCGCGAAAGCGATGCGCCAGCTCGACCCCTCGGTCGAGCTCGTGGTCTGCGGCTCGTCGAGCGCGCACATGCCGACCTTCGGCGAGTGGGAGCGCGTCGTGCTCACCCACGCATACGACGACGTCGACTACATCTCGTGCCACGCCTACTACGAGGAGCGCGACGGCGACCTCGACTCGTTCCTCGCGTCGGCGGTCGACATGGACCACTTCATCGACTCGGTCGTCGCGACGGCCGATCACGTGAAGGCCGTGAACGGCAGCTCGAAGTCGATCGACATCTCGTTCGACGAGTGGAACGTCTGGTACATCGAGCGCTTCCACGGCGTCGACAAGATCGAGGGGCTCGACAACTGGCCGGTCGCCCCGCGCCTGCTCGAGGACGTCTACTCGGTGGCCGACGCGGTCGTGTTCGGCAACCTCATGATCTCGCTGCTGAAGCACGCCGACCGGGTCACGAGCGCCTCGCTCGCGCAGCTCGTCAACGTGATCGCGCCGATCATGACCGAGCCCGGCGGCATCGCCTGGCGTCAGACGACGTTCTTCCCGTTCTCGATCACCTCACGTCTCGCGCAGGGCGAGGCGCTCGAGCTGAAGCTCGACGCCCCGACCTACTCGACGAAGGCGTACGGCGAGGTGCCGCTCGTCGATGCCGTCGCCACGCACGACGCCGAGACCGGCCGCTCGGCCGTGTTCCTCGTGAACCGCTCGCAGACCGAGGCGCTCACCGTCACGGTCGACATCAGCGGCCTGGGCGAGGTCTCGGTGCTCGAGTCCCACACGCTGTCCGACGACGACGTGTACGCGAAGAACACGCTCGAGCAGCCCGAGCGCGTCGCGCCGCACGCGAACGAGTCGATCGCGATCGACGGCGGCGAGCTGACGATCACGCTCCCGCCGGTGTCGTGGACGGCCGTCTCGCTCGGCTGAGCGCGCAGGCGGCCGCCGCGCGATGCGGCGGCCGCTGACGGCCCGACCGTCGTACGGTGGTGATGGCCGTGAGGCCGCGCCGCGGCATCCGCTCGATCCCGCATCGCACACGACAGGAGCACGATGACGGAACGCACGAACGCCGGTCGCAACTGGGCCGGCAACCTCGCGTACGGCGCCGCACGCATCGCTCGGCCGGCCTCGGTCGACGAGCTGGCCGAGGTCGTGGCCGCGGCGGCGGGCGGGAGCGGGGCCGAGGGCGCCACGCGCGTACGCGCCCTGGGCTCCCGGCACAGCTTCAACCGCATCGCCGACACCGACGGCCTGCTCATCGAGACCGCCGGCCTGCCGCCGCGTGTCGAGATCGACGCCGCAGCGCGCACCGTGCGCGTCTCGGCCGGTCAGCGATACGGCGAGGTCGCCGAGGCACTCGACCGCGAGGGTTGGGCGCTCTCGAACCTCGCGTCGCTGCCGCACATCTCGGTGGCCGGCGCGGTCGCCACCGGAACCCACGGCTCGGGCGACCGGCGCGGGTCGCTCGCGACGCAGGTCGCCGCGCTCGAACTCGTCACGGCCGACGGCTCCGTGCGGTGGCTCCGCCGCGGCGAGCCCGACTTCGACGGCGCGGTCGTCGCGCTCGGTGCGCTCGGCATCGTCACGTCGCTCGAGTTGGACCTCGAGCCGACCTACGAGGTCGCGCAGACCGTGTTCGAACGGCTTCCGATCGAGGCGGTGCTCGCCGATCTCGACGCCGTCACGGGCCTCGCGACCTCGACGAGCCTGTTCACGACCTGGCGCGACCCCGACGTCATCGACCAGCTGTGGCTGAAACAGCGAACGGATGCCGCGGCATCCGCTGCTCTGCCCGGCGTGCTCGCGGCGATGGGCGCCCGACCCGCGAGCGCGAAGCGGCATCCGTTGCCGGGTGTCTCGGCCGAGCACTGCACCGACCAGCTCGGCGTTCCCGGCCCGTGGTTCGCGCGGCTGCCGCACTTCAAGCTCGGCTTCACGCCATCGAACGGCGACGAGCTGCAGTCGGAGTTCCTCGTGCCGCGCGAGCATGCCGCCGACGCGATCGCCGCGGTGCGCGGGCTCGCGGGCTCGATCGCCCCGCTGCTGCAGGTGAACGAGATCCGCACGGTCGCGGCCGACACGCTCTGGCTGTCGTCGTCGTTCGAGCGCCCGGCCGTCGGCCTGCATTTCACCTGGCTGCCGGACCAGCCCGCGGTCGAGTCCCTGCTGCCGACGCTGCAGGCCGCG
Encoded proteins:
- a CDS encoding carbohydrate ABC transporter permease, which translates into the protein MAILNTRGDHADALTTVTGVPDHAYRGPRGQRDRDGRRKGGRRIGSHVFLIILAIYFIVPIWWLFVAATKDTAGLFSSPAFWFDDTFALFSNIGELFTHQGGIYWRWLGNSFLYAFAGGIGATILAILAGYGFAKYRFRGRNGVFGVILGSVMVPLTALVIPTFMLLSQYGIINTPWAVILPSLLSPFGVYLMRIYTQDAVPDEMLEAARIDGAGEIRTFFQVALPLLKPAIVTVLLLSVVGTWNNFFLPLAVLTDPQLLPVTVGLNRWTALSNAGAGGEQVWNLITSGSFISVIPLVLSFLFLQRYWQGGLAIGSIK
- a CDS encoding alpha-N-arabinofuranosidase — its product is MTTARLTVDPHFAVGRIDRRVFGGFVEHLGRHVYDGIYEPGHETADAEGFRSDVIDLVKELGVSTIRYPGGNFVSGFRWEDSVGPREARPRRLDLAWHSTETNEVGLHEFQGWLDKVGSDLMLAVNLGTRGTLEALDLLEYTNIAGGTALSQQRIDNGRTDAFGVKMWCLGNEMDGPWQLGHRSADDYGKIASQTAKAMRQLDPSVELVVCGSSSAHMPTFGEWERVVLTHAYDDVDYISCHAYYEERDGDLDSFLASAVDMDHFIDSVVATADHVKAVNGSSKSIDISFDEWNVWYIERFHGVDKIEGLDNWPVAPRLLEDVYSVADAVVFGNLMISLLKHADRVTSASLAQLVNVIAPIMTEPGGIAWRQTTFFPFSITSRLAQGEALELKLDAPTYSTKAYGEVPLVDAVATHDAETGRSAVFLVNRSQTEALTVTVDISGLGEVSVLESHTLSDDDVYAKNTLEQPERVAPHANESIAIDGGELTITLPPVSWTAVSLG
- a CDS encoding FAD-binding protein, with amino-acid sequence MTERTNAGRNWAGNLAYGAARIARPASVDELAEVVAAAAGGSGAEGATRVRALGSRHSFNRIADTDGLLIETAGLPPRVEIDAAARTVRVSAGQRYGEVAEALDREGWALSNLASLPHISVAGAVATGTHGSGDRRGSLATQVAALELVTADGSVRWLRRGEPDFDGAVVALGALGIVTSLELDLEPTYEVAQTVFERLPIEAVLADLDAVTGLATSTSLFTTWRDPDVIDQLWLKQRTDAAASAALPGVLAAMGARPASAKRHPLPGVSAEHCTDQLGVPGPWFARLPHFKLGFTPSNGDELQSEFLVPREHAADAIAAVRGLAGSIAPLLQVNEIRTVAADTLWLSSSFERPAVGLHFTWLPDQPAVESLLPTLQAALAPFEARPHWGKLFDVTEASERMPQLYARWNDFRSLRARYDPNGVFRNELLERLGL